The following proteins are encoded in a genomic region of Thermoflexus hugenholtzii JAD2:
- a CDS encoding FAD-binding oxidoreductase, with translation MPDRLRKWNGWGYEGEGIPAERVARWLKAVEPWLRISLKDHQPPLPLESLRIPPPRISVEIPGFKGDLTATPYERALHAAGRSFGDLVRLRTGQDLCFPDAVAYPEDELDLLRLLESAERQSIALIPYGGGTSVVGGVEPAVPPGFQGVLSVDLARMNRIRYLDPSSRRVRVQVGIRGPDLEEALRAHGLAFRHYPQSFQMSTLGGWIATRAAGHFATAWGRIEHRVESLRVLTPRGVLETREVPASASGPDVRSWIVGSEGAFGFITEAVVRAVRPPVAKRAGGFRFPEFSAGLEALRRIVQAGLAPAVLRLLDEYEVAISAALTGRPLEPGALLHISLEIEDPEDAHRAEANWRSALRWIERAGGIPASEAVETWKQAYFEQPYWRDLMIDFGLLLDTVETAVPWSRAENTVRTVRERLLQRIDRWSPVGGVMTRVTHVYPDGCALYFTFFARPPREALREAWQDLRGTALEAFLECGGTITHHHGTGRDLQSLLMAEHGSLAVDILQRVKGALDPSGIMNPGVLVAPTPHG, from the coding sequence ATGCCGGATCGCCTGCGGAAATGGAACGGCTGGGGTTATGAAGGGGAAGGGATCCCGGCGGAGCGGGTCGCCCGCTGGTTGAAAGCCGTGGAGCCATGGCTACGGATCTCCCTAAAGGACCATCAGCCGCCTCTTCCCCTGGAGTCCCTCCGGATTCCTCCGCCTCGGATCTCTGTGGAGATCCCAGGGTTTAAGGGCGATCTCACAGCCACGCCTTATGAGCGGGCGTTACATGCGGCGGGACGGAGTTTCGGAGATCTGGTGCGGTTGCGGACCGGCCAGGATCTCTGTTTCCCCGACGCTGTGGCCTATCCGGAGGACGAATTGGATCTGCTCCGTCTGCTGGAGAGCGCGGAACGCCAGTCCATCGCGCTCATCCCGTATGGGGGCGGAACCTCTGTCGTTGGCGGGGTGGAGCCCGCTGTTCCACCGGGCTTCCAGGGGGTCCTCTCGGTGGATCTCGCTCGGATGAATCGAATCCGGTACCTCGATCCATCCAGCCGTCGGGTTCGGGTGCAGGTGGGGATTCGCGGGCCGGATCTGGAGGAGGCGCTAAGGGCGCATGGCTTAGCCTTCCGGCATTACCCCCAGTCCTTCCAGATGTCGACACTGGGGGGCTGGATCGCGACGCGGGCGGCGGGGCATTTCGCCACCGCGTGGGGGAGGATCGAGCATCGCGTGGAAAGCCTGCGCGTGCTCACCCCCCGCGGGGTTCTGGAAACCCGCGAGGTCCCTGCCTCGGCTTCGGGGCCGGATGTGCGATCGTGGATCGTGGGGAGCGAGGGGGCGTTCGGATTCATCACCGAGGCGGTGGTGCGGGCGGTGCGGCCACCGGTTGCCAAGCGGGCGGGCGGTTTCCGTTTCCCGGAGTTCTCGGCCGGCCTGGAAGCCTTGCGGAGGATAGTGCAGGCAGGCTTAGCGCCGGCGGTTCTCCGCCTGCTCGACGAGTATGAAGTGGCGATCAGCGCCGCCCTCACCGGTCGTCCGCTGGAGCCAGGCGCACTGCTGCACATCAGCCTGGAGATCGAGGATCCCGAGGACGCGCATCGGGCGGAAGCCAATTGGCGCTCAGCCCTCCGATGGATCGAACGAGCGGGGGGCATTCCGGCGTCGGAGGCGGTGGAGACGTGGAAACAGGCCTACTTCGAACAGCCTTACTGGCGAGACCTCATGATCGACTTCGGCTTGCTCCTGGATACAGTGGAGACCGCTGTGCCATGGTCTCGTGCGGAGAACACCGTGCGGACCGTGCGGGAGCGGTTACTTCAGCGGATCGACCGCTGGTCACCGGTCGGCGGGGTGATGACGCGGGTGACGCACGTATATCCGGATGGCTGCGCGCTGTATTTTACCTTCTTCGCCCGTCCGCCTCGAGAAGCGCTGCGTGAGGCATGGCAGGATCTTCGAGGGACGGCCCTGGAAGCGTTTCTGGAATGCGGGGGGACGATCACCCATCACCATGGAACGGGACGGGACCTCCAGTCCCTTCTGATGGCTGAGCATGGCTCGCTGGCTGTGGATATCCTTCAGAGGGTGAAAGGCGCGCTGGATCCATCCGGGATCATGAATCCGGGCGTGCTGGTGGCCCCCACACCGCATGGGTAG
- a CDS encoding GAF domain-containing protein: protein MAWVLGVLLGWIGLLLTYRGVRRSRSSEARLWGLALLALALWTWSESLIIGTSDPELCILGFQVQALGVAGVAPFFLLGALRYSGLRPRLRLWHLIGVLLIPSLTVLLAFTNDAHHLVWSTLVVRPDGSLAVSYGPWFWVHTLFALLAFLGAVILLLPTLIHAYRVAFRVLVGFLLAVALVMVSVFMALHDPSYAQLPTAWRGAPAIALGLATVLLGLIFQALPRLRPIPLARGLLIERISEGMMVLDSQGRVLDLNSRMAELLGRLPTECLGAPAEDLLRAWPELRDVWRAAVHEGGERIAELRHPAQERWFLFSIHAIPSQGEPEGWLVRASEITEHRRQALRRARQQEALLRLARDPRIQNGELEEAMARIAWTAAETLQVHRVNIWRLDPATGRLSCLIHVEWPEGRTGKEADLRADEFPTYFRALEEGRAIDASDAWSDPRTSELRERYMAPRNIRSMLDAPIRQGGQVIGVICHEQVGEIRIWTADEIAFAAEVADLIALVWSNAERRAAEARAQRYARQLQLLQGISQELFRAADVEHLYALTLRGVREVLGADRAAVLVRDPDGVARFKAWENLSDGYRRAVEGHWPWDPSDPNPRILWIPDAAQSPELGDVGEAVLREGIRALAFVPIRSEGQTLGKLMLYYDAPRHPDEDTLRLAETLADAVGIALRRRREIWLWEAMAGALQEILSTPPEFSERVRTILRGAKRLLGGDRAGVWFYEPIREQVACAGADGLSPDYVQWLLESYRRVPGVRAIEIPTVIHVSDVQTDPRTQAVRERLLQEGFRAYVVFPLWAPAMTGSQFPFRGVLTVYWDTVRALTTEELFMGQAFANAAAQALANAYLLEETRRRAAYEAALHQVATAILQAEDLEGILRAGLEHARAAVGLRMGEVYLWDESAGCLRLHAAMGLPPDVQALLTECYPEKGLAGRAFAEDRVLVYGDLTLEAPKITLPLPQDFIRAWIGVPLHAGTHPVGVLSLHDPEPHLFTDPEIRMLQALADHLALAVERAALVERMAKQVREVSLLYEASANLLAAQEVNRVLTLLGRFLCDITGGTYARFYRYRPESGTLEVLMEFTAPDAARKGPPGWPEGTRGNPLAVRISVLRERRPIALRLADPEAERSLSAEDRETLARLGVRRLMILPLAVGTRVFGIAEVWDRVGDQPFSMNQIALSQAIANHAAVALENARLLEDLRTERSRLRALIDAAVDGILLIRAGGEVVEINRAAARLLSLDGEPQSWIGRSVSDLLCHLKGRRPALARGLARYLRAWRRNPESRPTVELEAGPYALRIHGVPIAEGSSITGWLLWIYDITPLRELERLREEFFHMIVHDLRNPAASIQTALDFLLSEGVGPLLPEQRDVLTIARDNVGRMLRMVNTILDLRRLQSGQAILQRRAFSLAEQVAGILRELSPLIREKTLEVRMEIPPDLPPVWADELLVARALQNLLDNAIKFTPSGGTIWIRAAVEDAREMRVEVADSGPGVPPELRERLFQPFVTGMTKGRGFGLGLAFCKLAVEAHGGRIWVEDRPGGGALFVFTLPLVPPSPGNGGPRR from the coding sequence ATGGCGTGGGTTCTGGGTGTCCTCCTCGGGTGGATCGGCCTGCTCCTGACCTATCGGGGCGTGCGGCGCTCCCGCTCCTCGGAGGCGCGTCTGTGGGGGCTGGCCCTCCTCGCCCTGGCCCTCTGGACCTGGAGCGAGAGTCTGATCATCGGCACGTCCGATCCCGAACTGTGCATCCTGGGGTTTCAGGTTCAGGCGCTGGGGGTGGCGGGGGTCGCTCCTTTCTTCCTCTTGGGCGCCCTCCGATATTCCGGCCTCCGCCCTCGTCTCCGCCTCTGGCACCTGATCGGAGTCCTTCTGATCCCCAGCCTGACCGTCCTGCTGGCCTTCACCAACGATGCGCATCACCTCGTCTGGTCCACCTTAGTCGTCCGCCCGGACGGCTCCCTCGCGGTCTCTTACGGGCCCTGGTTCTGGGTGCACACCCTGTTCGCCCTTCTGGCTTTCCTCGGCGCGGTGATCCTCCTGCTTCCAACCCTGATCCACGCTTACCGGGTCGCGTTCCGGGTCCTTGTCGGGTTCCTGCTCGCCGTCGCCCTGGTCATGGTCAGCGTCTTCATGGCGCTGCACGATCCTTCGTATGCGCAGCTCCCCACGGCATGGCGAGGGGCGCCGGCGATCGCGCTGGGGCTGGCCACCGTGTTGCTGGGCCTGATCTTCCAGGCCCTCCCGCGCCTCCGCCCCATCCCCCTCGCCCGGGGCCTGCTCATCGAGAGGATATCCGAAGGGATGATGGTGCTGGATTCGCAGGGTCGGGTGCTCGACCTCAACTCCCGGATGGCCGAGCTGCTGGGACGTCTCCCGACCGAATGCCTCGGCGCGCCGGCGGAGGACCTGCTCCGGGCATGGCCGGAGCTCCGGGATGTATGGCGTGCGGCAGTCCATGAAGGCGGGGAAAGGATCGCAGAGCTCCGCCATCCGGCTCAGGAGCGCTGGTTCCTCTTTTCCATCCATGCGATCCCTTCTCAAGGGGAGCCTGAGGGGTGGCTGGTTCGAGCCAGCGAGATCACCGAACACCGGCGCCAGGCTCTCCGACGCGCCCGCCAGCAGGAGGCGCTGCTGCGCCTGGCCCGGGATCCCCGGATCCAGAACGGGGAGCTCGAGGAGGCCATGGCCCGGATCGCCTGGACGGCCGCGGAGACCCTGCAGGTCCACCGGGTGAACATCTGGCGGCTGGACCCGGCCACCGGCCGCCTGTCCTGTCTGATCCATGTGGAGTGGCCGGAGGGGCGGACGGGGAAGGAAGCGGATCTGCGCGCGGACGAGTTCCCCACATATTTCCGGGCCCTGGAGGAGGGGCGCGCCATCGACGCCTCGGACGCCTGGAGCGATCCGCGAACCTCCGAGCTGCGGGAGCGCTACATGGCGCCTCGGAACATCCGCTCGATGCTGGACGCGCCCATCCGCCAGGGGGGACAGGTGATCGGGGTGATCTGCCATGAGCAGGTCGGGGAGATCCGCATCTGGACTGCGGATGAAATCGCCTTCGCAGCGGAGGTGGCGGATCTCATCGCCCTGGTCTGGAGCAACGCGGAGCGACGGGCCGCGGAGGCCCGGGCCCAGCGCTATGCCCGGCAACTCCAGCTGCTCCAGGGGATCTCCCAGGAGCTCTTCCGCGCCGCAGATGTCGAGCACCTCTACGCGCTGACCCTTCGGGGCGTGCGCGAAGTGCTGGGGGCGGATCGAGCGGCGGTGCTGGTGCGGGATCCAGATGGGGTGGCGCGATTCAAAGCGTGGGAGAACCTCTCCGATGGATACCGGCGCGCCGTCGAAGGACACTGGCCCTGGGACCCCTCGGATCCGAACCCCCGCATCCTCTGGATCCCGGACGCCGCCCAATCCCCCGAGTTGGGGGATGTGGGGGAGGCCGTGCTTCGGGAAGGCATCCGGGCCCTGGCCTTCGTCCCCATCCGGAGCGAGGGGCAGACCTTAGGCAAGCTGATGCTGTATTACGATGCCCCACGCCATCCCGATGAGGACACCCTCCGTCTGGCGGAGACCCTGGCGGACGCCGTGGGCATCGCCCTGCGCCGGCGGCGGGAGATCTGGCTGTGGGAGGCAATGGCGGGAGCGCTCCAGGAGATCCTGAGCACCCCTCCGGAGTTCTCCGAGCGGGTGCGGACGATCCTCCGGGGCGCCAAACGGCTGCTCGGCGGCGACCGCGCGGGCGTCTGGTTCTACGAGCCCATCCGGGAGCAGGTGGCCTGCGCTGGGGCGGATGGGCTTTCGCCGGACTACGTTCAATGGCTCCTGGAGAGTTACCGTCGCGTCCCCGGGGTCCGGGCCATTGAAATCCCCACAGTGATCCATGTCTCAGACGTTCAGACCGATCCGCGCACCCAGGCCGTTCGCGAGCGGCTGCTGCAAGAGGGGTTCCGCGCCTACGTGGTCTTCCCCCTTTGGGCTCCCGCCATGACAGGCAGCCAGTTCCCCTTCCGCGGGGTGCTCACGGTTTACTGGGATACGGTCCGCGCGCTGACGACGGAGGAGCTGTTCATGGGCCAGGCCTTCGCCAACGCCGCCGCCCAGGCCCTGGCCAACGCGTATCTGCTTGAAGAGACCCGGCGGCGTGCTGCTTACGAGGCGGCGCTGCATCAGGTGGCCACCGCGATCCTGCAGGCGGAGGACTTAGAGGGGATCCTTCGTGCCGGCCTGGAGCATGCGCGCGCGGCGGTCGGCCTGCGGATGGGGGAGGTTTATCTGTGGGACGAGAGCGCAGGCTGTCTACGCCTGCACGCGGCGATGGGATTGCCTCCGGATGTCCAAGCCCTTCTGACAGAATGCTACCCGGAGAAAGGCTTGGCGGGACGGGCCTTCGCGGAAGATCGCGTCCTCGTTTATGGGGATCTCACACTGGAAGCCCCGAAGATCACTCTCCCATTGCCACAGGACTTCATCCGGGCATGGATCGGCGTCCCGCTGCACGCCGGTACTCACCCGGTAGGTGTCCTCAGCCTGCACGATCCCGAGCCGCACCTCTTCACCGACCCGGAGATCCGGATGCTCCAGGCGCTGGCCGATCACCTGGCTCTGGCGGTGGAGCGGGCGGCTCTGGTCGAGCGGATGGCCAAGCAAGTTCGGGAGGTCTCTTTGCTCTACGAGGCCAGCGCGAACCTGCTGGCCGCCCAGGAGGTCAATCGGGTGCTGACCCTGCTGGGCCGCTTCCTCTGCGACATCACCGGCGGGACCTATGCGCGCTTCTACCGGTATCGGCCGGAATCCGGGACCCTGGAGGTCCTGATGGAGTTCACGGCCCCGGATGCCGCCCGGAAAGGACCGCCGGGCTGGCCGGAAGGAACCCGGGGGAACCCCCTGGCCGTGCGGATCTCCGTGCTTCGGGAGCGCAGGCCGATCGCCCTCCGGCTCGCGGATCCGGAGGCGGAACGATCGCTGTCGGCGGAGGACCGGGAGACCCTGGCCCGGCTGGGGGTGAGGCGCCTCATGATCCTGCCGCTGGCGGTGGGGACGCGGGTGTTCGGCATTGCGGAAGTATGGGACCGGGTCGGGGACCAGCCCTTCTCCATGAACCAGATTGCCCTGAGCCAGGCCATCGCCAACCATGCGGCGGTGGCCCTCGAGAACGCGCGGCTGCTGGAGGACCTCCGGACGGAGCGCAGCCGGCTGCGGGCGCTCATCGACGCGGCGGTGGACGGCATCCTCCTCATCCGGGCAGGAGGGGAGGTGGTGGAGATCAACCGGGCAGCGGCCCGCCTGCTCTCCCTGGACGGGGAGCCACAATCCTGGATTGGGCGTTCGGTCAGCGACTTGCTCTGCCATCTGAAAGGGCGGCGGCCCGCTCTGGCCCGGGGGTTGGCCCGCTACCTGCGGGCGTGGCGCCGGAACCCGGAAAGCCGTCCCACCGTGGAGCTGGAGGCCGGCCCCTACGCCCTGCGGATCCACGGGGTCCCCATCGCCGAGGGTTCCTCCATCACAGGCTGGCTCCTTTGGATCTACGACATCACGCCGCTGCGGGAGCTGGAGCGCCTGCGCGAGGAGTTCTTCCATATGATCGTCCACGACTTGCGCAACCCCGCGGCCTCCATCCAGACCGCCCTGGACTTCCTGCTGAGCGAAGGGGTGGGTCCGCTGCTGCCGGAGCAACGGGATGTGCTGACCATCGCCCGGGACAACGTGGGGCGCATGCTGCGCATGGTGAACACCATCCTTGATCTGCGCCGGCTGCAATCCGGGCAGGCGATCCTCCAGCGGCGGGCGTTCTCCCTGGCGGAGCAGGTCGCCGGGATCCTGCGAGAGCTCTCCCCCTTGATCCGCGAGAAAACCTTGGAGGTGCGAATGGAGATCCCACCGGATCTCCCACCGGTATGGGCGGATGAGCTGCTGGTGGCGCGGGCGCTTCAGAACCTGCTGGACAACGCCATCAAGTTCACGCCATCCGGTGGGACGATCTGGATCCGGGCAGCGGTGGAGGATGCGAGGGAGATGCGCGTGGAGGTCGCCGACTCCGGGCCCGGGGTGCCACCGGAGCTGCGAGAACGCCTCTTCCAGCCCTTCGTGACCGGGATGACCAAGGGGCGTGGGTTCGGTCTGGGCCTGGCCTTCTGCAAGCTCGCCGTAGAGGCCCACGGCGGCCGGATTTGGGTGGAGGATCGACCCGGAGGCGGCGCCCTGTTCGTGTTCACGCTCCCGCTGGTTCCGCCTTCCCCCGGAAACGGAGGCCCCCGCCGTTGA
- a CDS encoding helix-turn-helix domain-containing protein: protein MGALTRRQREFLAAFLRLHRRWRRPLHYAVVARALRIGRATAYEMLALLERIGLVERRYESLAGPGRPRVVFRPTAHAQRILTPVWDAAAWRSARARVQQEIHTLQARMDPGALLRWLLTIPEEAPAAEGMARMAAGLMLVFRLLEQPSEEERTPPPRRALDLGALAGLSAALVALTHPPPQQIRALLAKIRWFQEQWERLDPMDRRRLSHFAAQILQEENAHE, encoded by the coding sequence ATGGGCGCGCTCACCCGTCGTCAGCGGGAGTTTTTAGCCGCCTTCCTGCGGCTGCATCGGAGGTGGCGTCGGCCCCTCCATTACGCCGTGGTAGCCCGCGCCCTGCGTATCGGCCGGGCGACTGCATATGAGATGCTGGCCTTGCTGGAGCGCATCGGCCTGGTGGAGCGGCGATATGAAAGCCTGGCAGGGCCAGGCCGGCCCCGCGTGGTCTTCCGTCCTACCGCCCACGCGCAACGGATCCTGACCCCGGTGTGGGATGCTGCGGCCTGGCGGAGCGCCCGGGCACGCGTGCAGCAGGAGATCCATACGCTGCAGGCCCGGATGGATCCAGGGGCTCTGCTACGATGGTTGCTCACCATACCGGAGGAGGCACCAGCCGCCGAGGGCATGGCCCGGATGGCTGCTGGGCTGATGCTGGTCTTCCGCCTGCTGGAACAACCCAGCGAGGAGGAGCGAACGCCTCCCCCCCGTCGGGCGCTGGATCTGGGGGCACTGGCCGGATTGAGCGCCGCCCTGGTCGCCCTGACCCACCCCCCGCCCCAGCAGATCCGGGCACTTCTGGCGAAGATCCGCTGGTTCCAGGAGCAATGGGAGCGCCTGGATCCCATGGATCGGCGCCGGCTGTCTCACTTCGCGGCCCAAATCCTGCAAGAAGAGAATGCCCACGAATAA
- a CDS encoding ABC transporter permease gives MDPEMVQARSRWQTYAQRWAQIVRLSGWRRYPEVGALAGFLAVFIGFSVIAPYFLTLGSLAGIMTIAAELGLVAVGVTLLMIAGEFDLSVGSVLGVSSMAFALMVRAGWPHLVAFGSALALAAAIGALNGWVVTRGRLPSFIVTLGSMMFWRGVLLAVTGGFPIAYEGTSSLMFALSGRLPGGFHASALWFLAIAGIATVVLTRTPFGNAVFAAGGNPQAARALGVEVHRVKQIGFVLTAVLAALAGIIQFSRFGSVDPLRGEGVELEAIAATVTGGTLLTGGYGSVIGTVLGALIVGMVRNGLVLAGAPAYWYRAFIGLVLVLAVIINLRIRRSAGA, from the coding sequence ATGGATCCTGAGATGGTCCAGGCTCGATCCCGCTGGCAGACGTATGCGCAGCGTTGGGCCCAGATTGTCCGCCTGTCTGGATGGCGGCGCTATCCGGAGGTGGGGGCGCTGGCTGGATTCCTCGCGGTCTTTATCGGGTTCTCGGTGATCGCCCCTTACTTCCTGACCCTGGGCTCCCTGGCCGGGATCATGACCATCGCCGCCGAGCTGGGCTTGGTGGCGGTCGGCGTCACCCTGCTGATGATCGCCGGGGAGTTCGACCTCTCCGTCGGATCGGTGCTGGGGGTTTCATCCATGGCCTTCGCCCTGATGGTCCGGGCGGGGTGGCCGCACCTTGTGGCCTTCGGGTCCGCCCTGGCCCTGGCGGCGGCCATCGGGGCGCTGAACGGCTGGGTGGTAACCCGCGGCCGATTGCCTTCCTTCATTGTGACCCTGGGATCTATGATGTTCTGGCGCGGGGTCCTGCTGGCGGTGACGGGCGGATTCCCCATCGCTTACGAGGGGACATCCTCCCTCATGTTCGCCCTCTCGGGGCGGCTGCCCGGAGGCTTCCACGCCTCTGCCCTCTGGTTCCTGGCCATTGCCGGGATCGCCACGGTAGTCCTCACCCGCACCCCCTTCGGCAACGCGGTGTTCGCCGCCGGTGGGAACCCCCAGGCGGCCCGGGCCCTGGGGGTGGAGGTCCACCGGGTCAAGCAGATCGGCTTCGTCCTGACGGCCGTGCTGGCCGCCCTGGCCGGGATCATCCAGTTCAGCCGCTTCGGCTCCGTAGACCCCCTACGAGGGGAGGGGGTGGAGCTGGAGGCCATCGCGGCCACGGTGACCGGGGGGACCCTGCTCACCGGCGGCTACGGCAGCGTGATCGGGACGGTGCTGGGGGCGCTCATCGTGGGGATGGTGCGCAACGGGCTGGTGCTGGCCGGGGCGCCCGCCTACTGGTATCGCGCCTTCATCGGCCTGGTCCTGGTGCTCGCGGTGATCATCAACCTGCGGATCCGGCGATCTGCCGGAGCATAA
- a CDS encoding glycosyltransferase, whose product MVSVIIPTLNEAAYLPQLLEALARQTQPPEEVIVADAGSEDGTPKIARAWGARVVPGGRPAVGRNAGARAARGTWLVFLDADVVPRPDFLEKALREIEARRLDVATCLMEPLSPRPTDRVFHEVANGYLLALQWISPRAPGFCILVRRALHEAIGGFDETLVLAEDHDYVRRAARHGRFGVLTSVRIPVSTRRVEEEGVFPLLLKYLWAEAHVWAGRPIRSLPFDYAFGHHRPSSCPCGDAEKEEEEKESWLAWPPALHPQSMIRSMGSRPARLLWPWRRTLPSGDRPLPTSSGDR is encoded by the coding sequence ATGGTCAGCGTGATCATCCCAACCCTGAACGAAGCGGCGTATCTCCCCCAACTCCTCGAGGCCCTGGCCCGTCAGACACAGCCGCCGGAGGAGGTGATCGTCGCTGACGCGGGGTCGGAGGATGGGACGCCGAAGATCGCCCGGGCCTGGGGCGCCCGGGTGGTCCCCGGGGGACGACCGGCCGTCGGCCGGAATGCAGGGGCCCGGGCCGCCCGGGGGACGTGGCTGGTCTTCCTGGACGCGGACGTGGTCCCCCGGCCGGATTTCCTGGAGAAGGCACTGCGAGAGATCGAGGCGCGGCGTCTGGATGTGGCCACATGCTTGATGGAGCCCCTGAGCCCCCGGCCGACGGATCGGGTGTTCCACGAGGTGGCCAACGGATATCTGCTGGCGCTCCAATGGATCTCCCCCCGCGCGCCGGGGTTCTGCATTCTGGTTCGCCGCGCCCTCCACGAGGCCATCGGGGGGTTCGATGAAACCCTGGTGCTGGCCGAGGATCACGATTACGTGCGACGGGCGGCCCGCCACGGCCGGTTCGGGGTGCTGACCTCGGTGCGCATCCCGGTCTCCACCCGCCGGGTGGAGGAGGAAGGCGTTTTCCCCCTATTGCTGAAATACCTGTGGGCGGAGGCCCACGTGTGGGCCGGGCGCCCGATCCGGTCGCTTCCGTTCGATTATGCCTTCGGGCATCACCGCCCATCCTCATGCCCATGTGGAGATGCGGAAAAGGAAGAAGAGGAGAAGGAGAGCTGGCTGGCTTGGCCGCCCGCCCTCCATCCCCAATCCATGATACGAAGTATGGGAAGCCGGCCCGCGCGCCTTCTATGGCCCTGGAGGCGGACGCTTCCTTCGGGAGATCGGCCTTTGCCGACCTCCTCTGGAGACCGGTAG
- a CDS encoding LacI family DNA-binding transcriptional regulator — protein sequence MGRRTSRQVSIKDIARKAGVSHSTVSRALRGSPLVNPRTAERIRRLAARMGYVPNAAARSLATARTGIVGLVITTLADPFLAEIVRGVEEVALEAGYRLFLATSNADPERELAAVRALAESRVEGVIVASSRVGELYLPHLEALGVPIVLINNQREEPFIYSVASDSYQGAVQAISYLVALGHTRIAYIAGPPTARSNRERLAGYREAMARAGLPVDPAWIAEGNGRPEGGEWGLRRLLEAPRPPTAVFCYNDMTAIGALRAARAAGLRIPDDLSIIGFDDILFAFYTEPPLTTVAQPKYEMGRTAMSMLLRLLQGERTPTHLRLPCRLVERASCGPPPEEGMDLLPQSLTERRLP from the coding sequence GTGGGCCGACGCACTTCCCGCCAGGTCTCCATCAAGGATATCGCCCGGAAGGCGGGCGTCTCCCACTCCACGGTCTCCCGGGCGTTGCGGGGGAGCCCGTTGGTCAATCCCCGCACGGCGGAGCGGATCCGCCGGCTGGCGGCGCGGATGGGGTATGTCCCGAATGCCGCCGCCCGCAGCCTGGCCACCGCCCGCACCGGCATCGTCGGCCTGGTGATCACCACCCTGGCCGATCCCTTCCTGGCCGAGATCGTCCGCGGCGTGGAGGAGGTGGCCCTGGAGGCGGGCTATCGCCTGTTCCTGGCCACCTCCAACGCCGACCCCGAGCGGGAGCTGGCGGCGGTGCGGGCCCTGGCCGAGAGCCGGGTGGAAGGGGTGATCGTGGCCTCCTCCCGCGTCGGCGAGCTCTACCTCCCGCACCTGGAGGCCCTGGGCGTCCCCATCGTGCTGATCAACAACCAGCGGGAGGAGCCTTTTATCTACTCGGTGGCTTCGGACAGCTATCAGGGAGCGGTGCAGGCGATCTCTTACCTGGTGGCGCTGGGCCACACCCGCATCGCCTACATCGCCGGGCCGCCCACCGCCCGCTCGAACCGGGAGCGCCTGGCCGGCTACCGGGAGGCGATGGCCCGGGCCGGGCTCCCGGTGGACCCCGCCTGGATCGCCGAGGGGAACGGCCGGCCGGAGGGCGGGGAATGGGGATTGCGCCGCCTGCTGGAGGCCCCGCGTCCGCCAACGGCCGTGTTCTGCTACAACGACATGACCGCCATCGGGGCCCTGCGGGCCGCCCGGGCGGCCGGCCTGCGGATCCCGGACGATCTCTCGATCATCGGGTTCGACGACATCCTCTTCGCCTTCTACACGGAGCCCCCGCTGACCACGGTCGCCCAGCCCAAGTATGAGATGGGGCGGACCGCGATGAGCATGCTGCTGCGCCTGCTACAGGGGGAACGAACGCCGACGCATCTGCGCCTGCCCTGCCGGCTGGTGGAGCGCGCTTCATGCGGCCCGCCCCCGGAGGAAGGGATGGATCTTCTCCCCCAATCCCTCACAGAAAGGAGGTTGCCATGA
- a CDS encoding sugar ABC transporter substrate-binding protein translates to MIRHAHRWILILLALALLAGACAPATPAPTPVQKEFTFYIVSHGGPADPFWGVVLKGMNDAAKVYPVEAKYFGPEKFSIQELVNLLNSAIAAKPDGLAVTITDPKALDEPLRRAIQQGIPVVAINVADPRPEGERIPYMFYIGMDEYLGGVRAAQRMLAVRTPKRAVCAIHEVGHVGLEARCQGFLDEMSKKNVPVEKLDIGTDPTKAVEALKAYFTRNPDTDALLTLGPLGTDPAVKFLKEDNLVGKVLHGTFDLHPGTLSAIKEGVTLFAIDQQQYLQGYMAITWLYLYKKYGLRPANDVLTGPGFVDKDNVGLVEELIKQGIR, encoded by the coding sequence ATGATCCGTCACGCCCACCGCTGGATCCTGATCCTGTTGGCCCTCGCCCTGCTGGCCGGAGCATGCGCCCCGGCCACGCCCGCCCCCACCCCGGTGCAGAAGGAGTTCACCTTCTACATCGTCTCTCACGGCGGCCCCGCGGACCCCTTCTGGGGCGTGGTCCTCAAAGGGATGAACGACGCGGCGAAGGTCTACCCGGTGGAGGCGAAATACTTCGGCCCCGAGAAGTTCTCCATCCAGGAGCTGGTTAACCTCCTCAACAGCGCCATCGCCGCCAAGCCCGACGGCCTGGCGGTGACCATCACCGACCCCAAGGCCCTGGATGAGCCGCTGCGCCGGGCCATCCAGCAGGGGATCCCCGTGGTGGCCATCAACGTCGCCGATCCCCGTCCAGAAGGCGAGCGCATCCCCTATATGTTCTACATCGGCATGGACGAATACCTGGGCGGGGTGCGGGCGGCCCAGCGGATGCTTGCCGTGCGCACGCCCAAGCGGGCGGTGTGTGCCATCCACGAGGTCGGCCACGTGGGCCTCGAGGCCCGTTGCCAGGGCTTCCTGGATGAGATGAGCAAGAAGAACGTGCCGGTGGAGAAGCTGGACATCGGCACGGACCCCACCAAGGCCGTGGAGGCCCTGAAGGCCTACTTCACCCGCAACCCCGACACCGACGCCCTACTCACCCTCGGCCCCCTGGGCACGGACCCGGCGGTGAAGTTCCTGAAGGAGGACAACCTGGTCGGCAAGGTGCTCCACGGCACCTTCGACCTGCACCCCGGGACGCTGTCGGCGATCAAGGAGGGGGTGACGCTGTTCGCCATCGATCAGCAGCAGTATCTGCAGGGCTACATGGCCATCACCTGGCTCTATCTCTACAAGAAATACGGGCTGCGCCCGGCCAACGACGTGCTCACCGGGCCCGGGTTCGTGGACAAAGACAACGTGGGCCTGGTGGAGGAGCTGATCAAGCAAGGGATCCGCTGA